In one Streptomyces sp. NBC_01288 genomic region, the following are encoded:
- a CDS encoding ABC transporter permease, whose translation MTFTPVFHSEWIKIRTLRSQVAALAMILAVTVLFSALASSDTGGDDFDPLFAVFFGVTFGQIAAIAFGTTAVSSEFQGGALRMSLAAVPHRGRWFAAKATAIAVPVFAVGLVTGVVTLVVGKAVLGSEADGLGWSEQVRGVLGCAVYLTLMALLAAGLTAVLRSGVATLSIVIPFLLIVSFVVGDASSDIADLLPDRAGQVALHATWAGAMGPWTGLGVTALWATAALAAGAWSVRRRDA comes from the coding sequence ATGACATTCACGCCCGTGTTCCACTCCGAGTGGATCAAGATCCGAACCCTGCGCTCCCAGGTCGCGGCCCTCGCCATGATCCTCGCGGTGACCGTGCTCTTCTCCGCGCTCGCCTCGTCCGACACCGGAGGCGACGACTTCGACCCGCTGTTCGCGGTCTTCTTCGGCGTGACCTTCGGCCAGATCGCGGCGATCGCCTTCGGCACGACCGCCGTGTCCTCCGAGTTCCAGGGCGGAGCGCTACGGATGTCGCTGGCCGCGGTGCCGCACCGGGGACGCTGGTTCGCGGCCAAGGCGACGGCGATCGCCGTGCCCGTGTTCGCCGTCGGCCTGGTCACCGGCGTGGTGACGCTGGTGGTCGGCAAGGCGGTGCTGGGCTCCGAGGCCGACGGGCTCGGCTGGTCGGAACAGGTGCGCGGTGTGCTCGGTTGCGCCGTCTATCTCACGCTGATGGCGCTGCTCGCGGCCGGTCTCACGGCGGTGCTGCGCAGTGGAGTGGCGACGCTGAGCATCGTCATCCCGTTCCTGCTCATCGTGTCCTTCGTGGTCGGCGACGCGTCGAGCGACATCGCGGACCTCCTGCCCGACCGGGCCGGTCAGGTGGCGCTCCACGCGACCTGGGCCGGGGCGATGGGGCCGTGGACCGGACTCGGGGTGACGGCGCTGTGGGCAACGGCGGCGTTGGCGGCGGGAGCGTGGAGCGTCCGGCGCCGGGACGCCTGA
- a CDS encoding hemolysin family protein gives MTAVQLLIGLATLVVNAFFVAAEFALISVRRSQIEPYAEDGDRRAKSVLWGLQHVSALMAAAQLGITLCTLVLGIVAEPAIAHLLEPVFHAVGVPEGAGHAVSFVIALAAATYLHMLLGEMVPKNIALAEPIRSALVLGPPLVTLSRALRPVIFTINAFANTLLKLLRVEVKDEVTASFSDAELARIVRDSGEAGLIDERALERLNDALELGRRPVRDVVLPLERVDYVVAGITPAELEVLSAESGFSRFPVVDGERRIIGYLHVKDALDASPRNEPFKIEDMRSIADVKESTPLDDVLTAMRSSRTHLAAVLDEEGRLTGLVTMEDVLRELFGQRA, from the coding sequence GTGACCGCCGTACAACTGCTGATCGGGTTGGCGACGCTGGTCGTCAACGCCTTCTTCGTGGCCGCCGAGTTCGCGCTGATCTCGGTGCGCCGCAGCCAGATCGAGCCGTACGCCGAGGACGGCGACCGGCGGGCCAAGAGCGTGCTGTGGGGGTTGCAGCACGTGTCGGCTCTGATGGCCGCGGCCCAACTCGGCATCACGCTCTGCACCTTGGTGCTCGGCATCGTCGCGGAACCGGCGATCGCCCATCTGCTGGAACCGGTGTTCCACGCGGTCGGCGTACCGGAGGGCGCGGGGCACGCGGTGTCCTTCGTGATCGCGCTCGCCGCGGCGACCTATCTGCACATGCTGCTCGGCGAGATGGTGCCGAAGAACATCGCCTTGGCCGAGCCGATCCGCAGCGCGCTGGTCCTCGGACCGCCGCTGGTGACGTTGTCCCGGGCGCTGCGTCCGGTGATCTTCACGATCAACGCGTTCGCCAACACGCTGCTCAAGCTGCTGCGGGTCGAGGTCAAGGACGAGGTGACGGCGTCCTTCTCGGACGCCGAACTCGCCCGGATCGTACGGGACTCCGGCGAGGCGGGGCTCATCGACGAACGGGCCCTGGAGCGGCTGAACGACGCGCTGGAGCTGGGTAGGCGGCCCGTGCGGGACGTCGTGCTCCCCCTCGAACGCGTCGACTACGTGGTCGCGGGCATCACTCCGGCCGAGCTGGAGGTGCTGTCGGCCGAGTCCGGCTTCTCCCGCTTCCCCGTGGTGGACGGCGAGCGCCGCATCATCGGCTACCTGCACGTCAAGGACGCGCTCGACGCCTCGCCGCGCAACGAGCCGTTCAAGATCGAGGACATGCGCTCCATCGCCGACGTGAAGGAGAGCACCCCGCTGGACGACGTCCTCACCGCGATGCGCAGCAGCCGGACGCACCTCGCGGCGGTCCTCGACGAGGAGGGGCGGCTGACGGGTCTTGTGACCATGGAGGACGTGCTGCGGGAGCTGTTCGGGCAGCGGGCGTGA
- a CDS encoding DUF4326 domain-containing protein produces MTTRVINIRGHIHEYGRRLELAPGEVIYVGRRWTLGGWDLPRHPLYNPFAYDTPTRRRDGTRAEVMAKYRAYLLERPYLLELIPALRGRVLACWCAPLVCHAGVLAELADGRDPSP; encoded by the coding sequence ATGACCACACGGGTGATCAACATCAGGGGCCACATCCACGAGTACGGCCGCCGCCTGGAACTCGCCCCCGGTGAAGTCATCTACGTAGGTCGCCGCTGGACCCTGGGCGGCTGGGACCTCCCCCGCCACCCGCTCTACAACCCCTTCGCCTACGACACCCCCACGCGCCGCCGGGACGGCACGCGCGCGGAGGTGATGGCGAAGTACCGGGCGTATCTGCTGGAGCGGCCGTATCTGCTGGAGCTGATTCCGGCGTTGCGCGGACGGGTGCTGGCTTGCTGGTGCGCGCCGTTGGTCTGTCATGCGGGGGTGTTGGCGGAGCTTGCCGACGGTAGGGATCCGAGCCCGTGA
- a CDS encoding LLM class F420-dependent oxidoreductase translates to MPRPFRFGASLLTSSPADEWRTRCRRVEELGYDVILVPDHLGMVAPFPALVAAADATERPQVGTFVLNAGFWNPTLLAREVTTTADLTGGRLELGLGTGYIQAEHDTAGLPFGSPGERVDHLRRTVEELGRLLDAAKCRVPLLLGGNGDRMLRLTAEHADIAAFAGASLEPGSTTGRLAPVDAAGFGQRVARYREFAAGREEAAELNLLIQMVAVTDDPASALRPLLDRRPDLSLSRVLDLPVFLVGTLDEITAKLRALRDRYGFSYLTVLEPYMEAFAPVAEELRRNPLAAPAAPLFGSPHE, encoded by the coding sequence ATGCCGCGCCCGTTCCGCTTCGGAGCCAGCCTGCTCACGTCCTCACCCGCCGACGAGTGGCGGACCAGATGCCGTCGGGTCGAGGAACTCGGCTACGACGTGATCCTGGTCCCCGACCACCTCGGCATGGTCGCGCCGTTCCCGGCACTGGTCGCCGCGGCTGACGCGACCGAGCGGCCACAGGTGGGCACGTTCGTGCTCAACGCGGGCTTCTGGAACCCGACTCTGCTGGCCCGCGAGGTGACGACGACCGCCGACCTGACCGGCGGCCGCCTCGAACTCGGCCTCGGCACCGGGTACATACAGGCGGAGCACGACACGGCCGGTCTGCCCTTCGGTTCGCCGGGCGAGCGCGTCGACCATCTGCGGCGCACCGTCGAGGAGTTGGGGCGGCTGCTGGACGCCGCGAAGTGCCGCGTACCGCTGCTCCTCGGCGGCAACGGCGACCGCATGCTGCGGCTGACCGCCGAGCACGCGGACATCGCGGCGTTCGCGGGGGCGAGCCTCGAACCGGGGAGTACGACGGGCAGGCTGGCGCCGGTCGACGCCGCCGGGTTCGGTCAACGGGTCGCCCGGTACCGGGAGTTCGCGGCCGGCCGCGAGGAAGCGGCCGAACTCAACCTCCTGATCCAGATGGTGGCCGTGACCGACGATCCCGCGAGCGCGCTCCGGCCGCTGCTGGACCGCCGACCGGACCTGTCCCTGTCGCGCGTACTGGACCTGCCCGTCTTCCTGGTCGGCACGCTGGACGAGATCACCGCGAAGCTGCGCGCACTGCGCGACCGGTACGGGTTCTCGTATCTCACCGTGCTGGAGCCGTACATGGAGGCGTTCGCTCCGGTGGCCGAGGAATTGCGCCGAAACCCACTCGCCGCGCCCGCCGCCCCTCTGTTTGGCTCGCCCCATGAGTGA
- a CDS encoding ABC transporter ATP-binding protein, with protein MTSIDVRDLTKEYGTRRAVDHVTFDVRPGKVTGFLGPNGAGKSTTMRLVLGLDRPTSGTATIGGRPYAALTEPLRHVGALLDAQAAHGSRTARDHLRALAASNRIPAARVDAVLAETGLASVARHRVKTYSLGMRQRLGIAGALLGDPEVVLLDEPSNGLDPEGIVWIRELLRRLAAEGRTVLVSSHLMNETASFADHLVVLGRGRLLADTPMRDFIDARVQPHVRIRTTDAGALKSTLAGHGLDAVEQEDGHWTVAHARVDEIGTLLSAAGVPILELTSTEGTLEQAYLDLTATETEFTAPHQEA; from the coding sequence ATGACCAGCATCGACGTACGAGACCTCACCAAGGAGTACGGCACCCGGCGGGCCGTGGACCACGTCACCTTCGACGTCCGCCCCGGCAAGGTCACCGGCTTCCTCGGCCCCAACGGCGCCGGAAAGTCCACCACCATGCGCCTCGTCCTCGGCCTCGACCGCCCCACCTCCGGAACCGCCACCATCGGAGGCCGCCCCTACGCCGCGCTCACCGAGCCGCTGCGCCACGTGGGCGCCCTGCTCGACGCCCAGGCCGCGCACGGCTCCCGGACCGCCCGCGACCATCTGCGCGCCCTGGCGGCGAGCAACCGCATCCCGGCCGCCCGGGTCGACGCGGTGCTGGCGGAGACGGGGCTCGCGTCGGTCGCGCGGCACCGGGTCAAGACGTACTCCCTGGGCATGCGCCAACGACTGGGCATCGCCGGTGCCCTCCTGGGCGATCCCGAGGTCGTCCTGCTGGATGAGCCGTCGAACGGCCTCGACCCCGAAGGCATCGTCTGGATCCGGGAGTTGCTGCGCCGGCTCGCGGCGGAGGGTCGTACGGTCCTGGTCTCCAGCCATCTGATGAACGAGACCGCCTCCTTCGCCGACCACCTCGTGGTCCTCGGTCGCGGCCGCCTCCTGGCCGACACCCCGATGCGGGACTTCATCGACGCGCGCGTGCAACCTCACGTACGCATCCGTACGACGGACGCCGGCGCCCTCAAGAGCACACTCGCCGGGCACGGTCTCGACGCCGTGGAACAGGAGGACGGGCACTGGACCGTGGCGCACGCACGCGTGGACGAGATCGGCACCCTGTTGTCCGCGGCGGGCGTACCGATCCTCGAACTGACCTCCACGGAGGGCACGTTGGAACAGGCCTACCTCGATCTGACCGCCACCGAGACCGAGTTCACCGCACCGCACCAGGAGGCCTGA
- a CDS encoding hemolysin family protein — protein sequence MTEVLLLLVAILLSLLCGAFVAAEFSLTTVQRGELERAVERGERGASGALKAVRNLTFQLSGAQLGITVTNLVVGMLSEPSIAALIAGPLESLGISHSASKSVALVLGTALSTVFLMVVGELVPKNWAISSPLSVAKRVGNAQRWFSAAFRPFISHLNNTANHVVRAFGLEPAEELASARGPQELAALARHSAREGALEPDTAELFVRTLNLADLTAENVMTPRVQVVALDAQATCEDVANATRATGLSRFPVFRGNLDEVVGTVHIKDVLAVPADRRTRFPLSEVMREPLLVPESLTVDRLLDRLSGKRTMAVVIDEYGGTAGVATLEDIVEEVVGEVRDEHDPHETPDLAPAGADDDGRTLYSADGAARMDQLARVGLRAPEGPYETLAGLAANELGRIPEAGDVVEVAGWRIDVVDASGRRAARLLLHAPRDDGSGSGSGTGSDSDSAKGEL from the coding sequence ATGACCGAAGTGCTTCTGCTGCTGGTGGCGATCCTGCTCTCGCTCCTCTGCGGCGCCTTCGTCGCGGCCGAGTTCTCGCTGACCACCGTTCAGCGCGGCGAACTGGAGCGTGCGGTCGAGCGCGGCGAACGGGGCGCCTCCGGTGCCCTGAAGGCCGTACGGAATCTGACGTTCCAGCTCTCCGGGGCGCAGCTCGGCATCACCGTCACCAATCTGGTCGTCGGCATGCTCTCCGAGCCGTCGATCGCCGCGCTGATCGCGGGCCCCCTGGAATCCCTGGGCATCTCGCACTCGGCGTCGAAGTCCGTCGCGCTGGTGCTGGGTACGGCGCTGTCGACGGTGTTCCTGATGGTCGTCGGCGAGCTGGTGCCGAAGAACTGGGCGATCTCGTCGCCGCTCAGCGTGGCGAAGCGGGTGGGGAACGCGCAGCGGTGGTTCAGCGCCGCGTTCCGCCCGTTCATCAGCCATCTGAACAACACGGCCAACCATGTTGTGCGGGCCTTCGGCCTGGAGCCGGCCGAGGAGCTGGCCTCCGCGCGCGGGCCGCAGGAGCTGGCCGCGCTGGCCCGGCACTCCGCCAGGGAGGGCGCCCTGGAGCCGGACACCGCCGAGCTGTTCGTACGGACGCTCAACCTCGCCGATCTCACCGCGGAGAACGTGATGACGCCCCGCGTCCAGGTCGTCGCCCTCGACGCCCAGGCGACCTGCGAGGACGTGGCGAACGCGACGCGGGCGACCGGGCTGTCCCGGTTCCCGGTCTTCCGGGGCAACCTGGACGAGGTCGTAGGCACGGTGCACATCAAGGACGTGTTGGCGGTTCCGGCGGACCGCCGCACCCGCTTCCCCCTCTCCGAGGTCATGCGCGAACCCCTCCTCGTCCCGGAGTCCCTGACCGTGGACCGCCTCCTGGACCGGCTGTCCGGCAAGCGCACGATGGCCGTCGTCATCGACGAGTACGGCGGTACGGCCGGGGTCGCGACCCTGGAGGACATCGTCGAGGAGGTCGTAGGCGAGGTGCGGGACGAGCACGACCCGCACGAGACGCCCGACCTCGCCCCGGCCGGGGCGGACGACGACGGCCGCACGCTGTACTCGGCGGACGGTGCCGCCCGGATGGACCAGCTCGCGCGCGTGGGGCTGCGGGCGCCGGAGGGGCCGTACGAGACGTTGGCCGGTCTGGCGGCCAATGAGCTGGGGCGGATTCCGGAGGCCGGTGACGTCGTCGAGGTCGCCGGGTGGCGGATCGACGTGGTGGACGCGTCCGGGCGTCGGGCCGCGCGGCTGCTGCTGCACGCGCCGCGCGACGACGGTTCCGGATCCGGTTCCGGAACCGGATCCGACTCCGACTCCGCGAAGGGGGAGCTGTGA
- the purB gene encoding adenylosuccinate lyase: MTPAPAKPRIPNVLAGRYASAELATLWSPEQKVKLERQLWLAVLRAQKDLGIEVPDTAIADYERVLDQVDLASIAEREKVTRHDVKARIEEFNDLAGHEQVHKGMTSRDLTENVEQLQIRLSLELMRDRTVAVLARLGKLAGEYGELVMAGRSHNVAAQATTLGKRFATAADELLVAYGRVEELLGRYPLRGIKGPVGTAQDMLDLLGGDAAKLAELEQRIATHLGFSQAFTSVGQVYPRSLDYEVVTALVQVAAAPSSLAKTIRLMAGHELVTEGFKPGQVGSSAMPHKMNTRSCERVNGLMVILRGYASMTGELAGDQWNEGDVSCSVVRRVALPDAFFALDGLLETFLTVLDEFGAFPAVVARELDRYLPFLATTKVLMAAVRAGVGREVAHEAIKENAVASALAMREQGAERNELLDKLAADERIPLDRAQLDALMADKLSFTGAAADQVAVVVARVEELAKQHPEAAGYTPGAIL, from the coding sequence GTGACTCCCGCTCCCGCCAAGCCCCGCATCCCGAACGTCCTCGCCGGACGTTACGCCTCCGCCGAGCTCGCCACGCTCTGGTCTCCCGAGCAGAAGGTGAAGCTGGAGCGGCAGCTCTGGCTCGCTGTGTTGCGGGCCCAGAAGGACCTCGGGATCGAGGTGCCGGACACGGCGATCGCGGACTACGAGCGGGTGCTCGACCAGGTCGACCTGGCCTCGATCGCCGAGCGCGAGAAGGTCACGCGGCATGACGTGAAGGCGCGGATCGAGGAGTTCAACGATCTCGCCGGGCACGAGCAGGTGCACAAGGGCATGACGTCCCGGGACCTGACGGAGAACGTCGAGCAGTTGCAGATCCGGCTCTCGCTGGAGCTGATGCGCGACCGTACGGTGGCCGTTCTGGCGCGTCTCGGCAAGCTGGCCGGTGAGTACGGCGAGCTGGTCATGGCCGGTCGCTCGCACAACGTGGCCGCGCAGGCGACCACCCTCGGCAAGCGTTTCGCGACCGCCGCCGACGAACTGCTCGTGGCGTACGGCCGGGTGGAGGAGCTGCTCGGTCGTTACCCGCTGCGTGGCATCAAGGGGCCGGTGGGCACGGCGCAGGACATGCTGGACCTGCTCGGCGGCGACGCGGCGAAGCTCGCGGAGCTGGAGCAGCGGATCGCCACCCACCTGGGCTTCTCGCAGGCGTTCACCTCGGTCGGCCAGGTGTACCCGCGCTCGCTGGACTACGAGGTCGTGACCGCGCTGGTGCAGGTCGCGGCGGCGCCTTCGTCGCTGGCGAAGACGATCCGGCTGATGGCGGGGCACGAGCTGGTCACCGAGGGCTTCAAGCCCGGCCAGGTCGGTTCGTCCGCGATGCCGCACAAGATGAACACCCGCTCCTGCGAGCGCGTCAACGGCCTCATGGTCATCCTGCGCGGCTACGCCTCGATGACCGGCGAGCTGGCGGGCGACCAGTGGAACGAGGGCGATGTCTCGTGCTCGGTGGTGCGCCGGGTGGCCCTCCCCGACGCGTTCTTCGCGCTCGACGGGCTGCTGGAGACTTTCCTGACCGTGCTCGACGAGTTCGGCGCGTTCCCGGCGGTCGTCGCGCGTGAGCTGGACCGCTATCTGCCGTTCCTCGCGACGACCAAGGTGCTGATGGCCGCGGTCCGCGCGGGTGTCGGCCGCGAGGTCGCGCACGAGGCCATCAAGGAGAACGCCGTCGCCTCCGCGCTGGCGATGCGCGAGCAGGGCGCCGAGCGGAACGAGCTGCTGGACAAACTCGCCGCCGACGAGCGCATCCCGCTCGACCGCGCCCAGTTGGACGCGCTGATGGCCGACAAGCTGTCCTTCACGGGTGCCGCGGCCGACCAGGTCGCCGTCGTCGTCGCCCGTGTCGAGGAGCTCGCGAAGCAGCACCCGGAGGCCGCGGGTTACACCCCGGGGGCGATCCTCTGA
- a CDS encoding SGNH/GDSL hydrolase family protein, translated as MQTNPTHTSLVAIGDSFTEGMSDRLPDGTYRGWADLLAGRMAARAPGFRYANLAVRGKLIAQIVDEQVGPAAAMQPDVITLVGGLNDTLRPKCDMGRVRALLEEAVERLTPACKQLVLMRSPGREGPVQQRFRPRMEELFACVDDLAERHGALVVDLYGAPSLADQRAWDVDRLHLTAEGHRRVAEAVWQTLGYEAEDPEWRTPMPPTAPPNWTARRVEDARFTRQYLLPWIGRRLTGRSSGDGLSPKRPDLLPYEGPAA; from the coding sequence ATGCAGACGAACCCCACACACACCAGCCTGGTCGCGATCGGCGACTCCTTCACCGAGGGCATGTCGGACCGGCTCCCGGACGGCACCTACCGGGGCTGGGCCGACCTCCTCGCCGGCCGGATGGCCGCCCGGGCGCCCGGCTTCCGGTACGCCAACCTCGCCGTGCGCGGCAAGCTGATCGCGCAGATCGTCGACGAGCAGGTCGGCCCGGCGGCCGCCATGCAGCCCGATGTGATCACGCTGGTCGGCGGCCTGAACGACACCCTGCGCCCCAAGTGCGACATGGGCCGGGTGCGCGCCCTGCTGGAGGAGGCCGTCGAACGGCTCACTCCCGCCTGCAAGCAGCTGGTGCTGATGCGCAGCCCCGGCCGCGAGGGCCCGGTCCAGCAGCGATTCCGGCCGCGCATGGAGGAACTCTTCGCCTGCGTCGACGACCTCGCCGAACGGCACGGCGCCTTGGTCGTCGACCTGTACGGCGCCCCCTCGCTCGCCGACCAGCGCGCCTGGGACGTCGACCGGCTCCATCTCACGGCCGAGGGCCACCGCCGCGTCGCCGAGGCGGTGTGGCAGACCCTCGGCTACGAGGCCGAGGACCCGGAGTGGCGCACCCCGATGCCCCCGACCGCGCCCCCGAACTGGACCGCCCGCCGCGTCGAGGACGCCCGCTTCACCCGCCAGTACCTCCTCCCCTGGATCGGCCGCCGCCTCACGGGCCGCTCCTCGGGGGACGGCCTCTCCCCCAAGCGCCCTGACCTGCTCCCCTACGAGGGCCCGGCGGCGTAA
- a CDS encoding sensor histidine kinase, whose product MARFLRPLLRGTTYTRLLHLWVPMLIVSVWLFIDMSTPYVPALMLLPVGLIPAVRMGEGVQARLLLTPGEQDSGISVAPAATWRDRGRTVLWLETRMALSVLASFSTIWGPLLSVTLVGLAIGKVPDGVPVLSNAQPHWGYALLALLPLIATYAAVVGLGELATLLARKLLGPSRAEQLAALEERTEQLLERTRIARELHDSIGHALTVAVVQAGAARAAGNPEFTERALGAIEETGRAALEDLERVLGVLREAERPVSSRPTLVDADRLLDSARASGAKVDAEVTGPLETVPGPVSREGYRILQEALTNVLRHAGSVPVRVRIGVADGTLDLEVRNPLTAAIPGPGRGSGLRGIRERAALLGGRAHTGPDEGDWQVHAELPLG is encoded by the coding sequence ATGGCCCGCTTCCTGCGCCCGCTGCTCCGGGGGACGACGTACACGCGTCTGCTGCACCTCTGGGTGCCGATGCTCATCGTGAGTGTCTGGTTGTTCATCGACATGTCGACGCCCTATGTGCCCGCGCTCATGCTCCTCCCGGTCGGCCTGATCCCGGCTGTGCGCATGGGTGAGGGGGTGCAGGCACGGCTGCTGCTGACGCCGGGCGAACAGGACTCGGGGATCTCCGTTGCACCGGCGGCGACCTGGCGGGACCGAGGCCGGACCGTGCTGTGGCTGGAGACACGGATGGCGCTGAGCGTGCTGGCTTCGTTCAGCACCATCTGGGGGCCGCTCCTGTCCGTCACTCTCGTCGGGCTGGCGATCGGCAAAGTACCGGACGGCGTCCCCGTACTGAGCAACGCTCAACCACACTGGGGATACGCCCTCCTGGCGCTGCTTCCCCTGATCGCGACGTACGCCGCAGTCGTCGGCCTCGGCGAATTGGCCACGCTGCTCGCCCGGAAGTTGCTCGGCCCCTCGCGCGCGGAGCAACTCGCCGCCCTGGAGGAGCGCACCGAGCAGCTGCTGGAACGCACACGCATCGCGCGGGAGTTGCACGACTCCATCGGTCACGCGCTCACGGTCGCGGTGGTGCAGGCGGGTGCCGCCCGCGCGGCAGGCAACCCGGAGTTCACCGAGCGGGCGCTGGGTGCCATCGAGGAGACCGGCCGGGCCGCGTTGGAGGACCTGGAGCGGGTGTTGGGCGTACTGCGGGAGGCGGAGCGGCCGGTGAGCAGTCGGCCGACGCTGGTGGACGCGGACCGGCTGCTGGATTCGGCGCGGGCCTCCGGGGCGAAGGTCGACGCGGAGGTGACCGGACCGTTGGAGACGGTGCCGGGGCCGGTCTCCCGGGAGGGCTACCGGATCCTGCAGGAGGCGCTGACCAATGTGCTGCGGCACGCGGGGTCCGTCCCGGTGCGGGTCCGTATCGGGGTCGCCGACGGCACTCTCGATCTGGAGGTCCGCAATCCGCTGACGGCGGCGATACCGGGCCCGGGCCGCGGCAGTGGCCTGCGGGGCATACGCGAGCGTGCAGCGCTGCTCGGGGGCCGGGCGCACACCGGGCCCGACGAGGGTGACTGGCAGGTGCACGCGGAGCTGCCGCTGGGCTGA
- the mug gene encoding G/U mismatch-specific DNA glycosylase, whose translation MTRFTQAELEAARDRLVPDVVADGLAVLFCGINPGLMTAATGHHFARPGNRFWPVLHLSGFTPRLMKPAEQGELLSYGLGITNVVARATARADELSPEEYREGGQLLASKLTGWKPRWLAVLGVTAYRAAFDDKKAQVGPQERTFGDTRVWVLPNPSGLNAHWTAATMAEEFGRLRVAAQD comes from the coding sequence CTGACCCGCTTCACCCAGGCCGAGCTGGAGGCCGCCCGCGACCGTCTCGTACCGGACGTCGTCGCGGACGGCCTCGCCGTGCTGTTCTGCGGTATCAACCCCGGTCTGATGACGGCGGCCACGGGCCACCACTTCGCCCGTCCCGGCAACCGCTTCTGGCCCGTGCTGCATCTGTCCGGCTTCACCCCGAGGCTCATGAAGCCCGCGGAGCAGGGCGAGTTGCTGTCCTACGGGCTCGGCATCACGAACGTGGTGGCACGGGCGACAGCCCGGGCCGACGAGCTGAGCCCTGAGGAGTACCGCGAGGGCGGACAGCTCCTCGCGTCGAAGCTGACGGGCTGGAAACCGCGTTGGCTGGCTGTGCTCGGGGTCACGGCATACCGGGCCGCGTTCGACGACAAGAAGGCCCAAGTGGGACCGCAGGAGCGGACGTTCGGGGACACGCGTGTGTGGGTGCTGCCCAATCCGAGCGGGCTGAACGCGCATTGGACGGCGGCGACGATGGCCGAGGAGTTCGGGCGGCTGCGGGTCGCCGCGCAGGACTAG
- a CDS encoding GNAT family N-acetyltransferase: MSDLHIRSAALTDIDAVLAFWREAAEGTSISDDRDGLVRLITRDPDALILAERGGRLVGSVIAGFDGWRCHLYRLAVHPEQRRQGIGSALLTAAEERFVALGGRRGDAMVLERNETGRHAWRAAGYAPEEQWRRWVKHLTT; encoded by the coding sequence ATGAGTGATCTTCATATCCGTAGCGCGGCCCTGACCGACATCGACGCCGTGCTGGCGTTCTGGCGCGAGGCCGCCGAGGGCACGAGCATCAGCGACGACCGCGACGGCTTGGTCCGGCTGATCACCAGGGACCCGGACGCGCTGATCCTCGCGGAACGCGGCGGGCGGCTCGTCGGGTCCGTGATCGCCGGTTTCGACGGCTGGCGCTGCCACCTGTACCGGTTGGCCGTACACCCGGAGCAGCGCCGACAGGGCATCGGCTCGGCGCTGCTCACCGCGGCCGAGGAGCGGTTCGTGGCGCTGGGCGGGCGTCGCGGGGACGCGATGGTGCTGGAGCGCAACGAGACCGGCCGGCATGCGTGGCGCGCGGCGGGGTACGCACCCGAGGAACAGTGGCGGCGCTGGGTGAAGCATCTCACCACCTGA